Proteins from a genomic interval of Oncorhynchus kisutch isolate 150728-3 linkage group LG28, Okis_V2, whole genome shotgun sequence:
- the LOC109873211 gene encoding schwannomin-interacting protein 1: MEGDTETAEEKEGDDTELSGEEGVGQLHQSGGSSDKDQDLPIMQWEDLSLRIAELEKQEEERRERAKSTSGSEQGSVSGGWAEERQGGLWRREEWEEEDYGRCRVTVFSSRFHNHRNLQLCYTNNSESEDDDTEEGAGKEGSKEAGSHGYHPSGLKLEVRAALSALKNKLLAEQKEKEHLACVITKRKHLECCDLQICSIQQLSSLRTSLNHDIHDLSSELVGHLLIRDQLRTKQDAMLLDVQDLT; the protein is encoded by the exons atggagggagatacagagacagcagaggagaaggagggtgatgaCACAGAGCTGTCTGGTGAGGAAGGGGTAGGGCAACTTCACCAGAGCGGAGGGTCCTCGGATAAAGACCAGGACCTACCCATCATGCAGTGGGAGGACCTGAGCCTGCGTATCGCCGAGctagagaaacaggaggaggagaggagggagagggcaaAG AGTACGAGTGGGTCAGAACAGGGGAGTGTGTCAGGGGGCTGGGCGGAGGAGAGGCAGGGTGGGctttggaggagagaggaatgggaggaggaggactatGGAAGGTGTCGAGTTACTGTTTTCTCATCTAG ATTCCACAATCACAGAAATCTACAGTTATGCTACACCAACAACAGTGAGAGCGAGGATGATGATACGGAGGAGGGGGCTGGCAAAGAG GGTTCTAAAGAGGCAGGTAGCCATGGTTACCATCCCTCTGGCCTGAAGCTGGAGGTGAGGGCCGCACTGAGTGCGCTTAAAAACAAGCTGCTCGCTgaacagaaagagaaggag cacCTCGCCTGTGTGATCACTAAGAGGAAGCATCTGGAATGCTGTGACCTGCAGATCTGCTCAATACAACAGCTCAGTTCCCTCAGGACCTCACTCAACCATGACATACACG ACCTGAGCTCTGAGTTGGTGGGTCACCTGTTGATAAGGGACCAGCTGAGGACCAAACAGGATGCCATGCTCCTGGATGTACAGGATCTGACATAA